The following coding sequences lie in one Vespa velutina chromosome 24, iVesVel2.1, whole genome shotgun sequence genomic window:
- the LOC124956960 gene encoding putative helicase mov-10-B.1 isoform X3 encodes MTENLSIETQIIYNKKVISGYHNIIGQLPILKFLEVPKPKDLIIALKNNLKITDDNSLKVQNYTKCIESLTKINKIQQENYLFLFKILLYMEEFAKSTEITKNNLKCQKIQRLSNNIFNIFVPTLNIDDPFVKMEDKIVLVDSEGHSYNAQITKILNKVIYVEVPEKFVDNYVTDKKYDIRFIYSNWSMKCCHYALYLVNNYNLTSLMYPTFRTNTKYLKSDLNWLNKSVKENAEQKQAVINILSMTAYPAPYILFGPPGTGKTATLVELICQIWQQGTSKSVLVCASSNAAIDEITKRLLKYIPANEMHRMYPRCKKRSDVDPIIYPCTNFVNDTNIFLPKEILLLKKIILTTIISCTRLFTANIKGSHFSFVIIDEASQSIEPETLIPFLLACIKDDENKGSLQAQIVIAGDPCQLGPSIQSKIAEPLLGISMLERLMEFPVYKQDKKNEYNPHYITKLIRNFRSHRSILHVPNEIFYNNELIACGGPEINAAIGWSMLPNKKFPLIFHASNGKEKRAENSSSVYNLQEISIAMKYLRLLLNKKFGTLKIKQNHIGIVAPFRQQQIKINMELKKRNWENINVGTVETYQGREKEIIILTTVRSRRFMHDGKQHIGFLSNKKRFNVAVTRAKCLLIVIGNPIVLQIDNCWKLLMEYCKQNNAYIDNSSTTADIFEK; translated from the exons ATGACTGAGAACTTGAGTATAGAAACccagattatatataataaaaaagt caTTAGTGGTTATCATAACATTATTGGTCAATTAccaattttaaaatttcttgaaGTACCTAAAccaaaagatttaataattgctctgaaaaataatttgaagatTACCGATGATAACAGCCTGAAGGttcaaaattatacaaaatgcATTGAAAGtcttacaaaaattaataagatacaACAAGAGaactatttatttctatttaaaattttattatacatggAAGAATTTGCAAAATCTACGGAAATAACTAAAAATAACTTAAAATGCCAAAAAATACAACGTCTTtcaaacaatatatttaatatatttgtaccCACTTTAAATATTGACGATCCTTTTGTCAAAATGGAAGATAAAATTGTATTGGTAGACTCAGAAGGTCATTCATATAATGCtcaaattacaaaaattttaaacaaagtTATATACGTTGAGGTTCCTGAGAA ATTTGTAGATAACTATGTTACGGATAAGAAATACGacataagatttatatattcaaattggTCTATGAAATGTTGTCATTATGCATTATATTtagttaataactataatctTACATCGTTAATGTATCCAACATTCAgaacaaatacaaaatatttgaaatc AGATTTAAATTGGTTGAATAAgtctgtaaaagaaaatgctGAACAAAAACAAGcagtgataaatattttaagtatgACTGCTTATCCTGCaccatatatattatttgggCCACCTGGTACTGGAAAGACTGCTACATTGGTTGAATTAATTTGCCAG ATATGGCAGCAAGGTACATCAAAAAGTGTATTGGTTTGTGCTTCGTCTAATGCAGCTATAgatgaaattacaaaaagattattaaaatatatacctgCAAATGAAATGCATAGGATGTATCCACGTTGCAAAAAAAG GTCCGATGTAGATCCTATTATCTATCCTTGCACTAATTTTGTAAATGAtacaaatatctttttacccaaggaaattttattacttaaaaaaattattctcacTACGATAATTTCATGTACTAG GCTTTTTACAGCAAATATAAAGGGAAGtcacttttcttttgtaatcaTTGATGAAGCAAGTCAATCTATAGAACCAGAAACATTAATACCGTTTTTGTTAGCATGTATAAAAGACGACGAAAACAAAGGTTCGTTGCAAGCACAAATTGTTATTGCAGGCGATCCTTGTCAATTGGGACCTTCTATTCAATCAAAAATAGCAGAACCGTTGTTAG GTATATCAATGTTAGAGAGATTAATGGAATTTCCTGTATATaaacaagacaaaaaaaacgaatataatcCGCATTACATAAcgaaattaatacgaaatttTCGAAGTCACAGGAGTATATTACACGTGcctaacgaaatattttataataatgaattaattgctTGCGGAGGTCCGGAGATCAATGCGGCAATAGGATGGTCAATGTTGCCAAATAAGAAATTTCCTTTAATATTTCATGCATCGAatggtaaagaaaagagagcagAAAATTCGTCGAG tGTTTATAATCTTCAAGAAATATCTATCGCAATGAAgtatttaagattattattgaaCAAGAAGTTTGGAACTTTAAAAATTAAGCAAAATCATATAGGTATTGTAGCACCGTTCAGGCAACaacaaatcaaaataaatatggaattaaaaaaaagaaattgggaaaatataaatgttggCACCGTAGAAACGTATCAAGggcgtgaaaaagaaataattattttgactACAGTACGGTCTCGTCGATTTATGCACGATGGAAAACAACATATCGGATTTTTATCTaacaaaaaa agATTCAATGTTGCTGTTACTAGAGCAAAATGTTTACTTATCGTAATAGGGAATCCAATAGTCCTACAGATTGATAATTGTTGGAAATTATTAATGGAATATTGCAAACAAAATAATGCATACATTGACAATTCTTCTACAACTGcagatatatttgaaaaataa
- the LOC124956960 gene encoding putative helicase mov-10-B.1 isoform X4, translating into MEEFAKSTEITKNNLKCQKIQRLSNNIFNIFVPTLNIDDPFVKMEDKIVLVDSEGHSYNAQITKILNKVIYVEVPEKFVDNYVTDKKYDIRFIYSNWSMKCCHYALYLVNNYNLTSLMYPTFRTNTKYLKSDLNWLNKSVKENAEQKQAVINILSMTAYPAPYILFGPPGTGKTATLVELICQIWQQGTSKSVLVCASSNAAIDEITKRLLKYIPANEMHRMYPRCKKRSDVDPIIYPCTNFVNDTNIFLPKEILLLKKIILTTIISCTRKYCCRLFTANIKGSHFSFVIIDEASQSIEPETLIPFLLACIKDDENKGSLQAQIVIAGDPCQLGPSIQSKIAEPLLGISMLERLMEFPVYKQDKKNEYNPHYITKLIRNFRSHRSILHVPNEIFYNNELIACGGPEINAAIGWSMLPNKKFPLIFHASNGKEKRAENSSSVYNLQEISIAMKYLRLLLNKKFGTLKIKQNHIGIVAPFRQQQIKINMELKKRNWENINVGTVETYQGREKEIIILTTVRSRRFMHDGKQHIGFLSNKKRFNVAVTRAKCLLIVIGNPIVLQIDNCWKLLMEYCKQNNAYIDNSSTTADIFEK; encoded by the exons atggAAGAATTTGCAAAATCTACGGAAATAACTAAAAATAACTTAAAATGCCAAAAAATACAACGTCTTtcaaacaatatatttaatatatttgtaccCACTTTAAATATTGACGATCCTTTTGTCAAAATGGAAGATAAAATTGTATTGGTAGACTCAGAAGGTCATTCATATAATGCtcaaattacaaaaattttaaacaaagtTATATACGTTGAGGTTCCTGAGAA ATTTGTAGATAACTATGTTACGGATAAGAAATACGacataagatttatatattcaaattggTCTATGAAATGTTGTCATTATGCATTATATTtagttaataactataatctTACATCGTTAATGTATCCAACATTCAgaacaaatacaaaatatttgaaatc AGATTTAAATTGGTTGAATAAgtctgtaaaagaaaatgctGAACAAAAACAAGcagtgataaatattttaagtatgACTGCTTATCCTGCaccatatatattatttgggCCACCTGGTACTGGAAAGACTGCTACATTGGTTGAATTAATTTGCCAG ATATGGCAGCAAGGTACATCAAAAAGTGTATTGGTTTGTGCTTCGTCTAATGCAGCTATAgatgaaattacaaaaagattattaaaatatatacctgCAAATGAAATGCATAGGATGTATCCACGTTGCAAAAAAAG GTCCGATGTAGATCCTATTATCTATCCTTGCACTAATTTTGTAAATGAtacaaatatctttttacccaaggaaattttattacttaaaaaaattattctcacTACGATAATTTCATGTACTAG aaaatattgttgTAGGCTTTTTACAGCAAATATAAAGGGAAGtcacttttcttttgtaatcaTTGATGAAGCAAGTCAATCTATAGAACCAGAAACATTAATACCGTTTTTGTTAGCATGTATAAAAGACGACGAAAACAAAGGTTCGTTGCAAGCACAAATTGTTATTGCAGGCGATCCTTGTCAATTGGGACCTTCTATTCAATCAAAAATAGCAGAACCGTTGTTAG GTATATCAATGTTAGAGAGATTAATGGAATTTCCTGTATATaaacaagacaaaaaaaacgaatataatcCGCATTACATAAcgaaattaatacgaaatttTCGAAGTCACAGGAGTATATTACACGTGcctaacgaaatattttataataatgaattaattgctTGCGGAGGTCCGGAGATCAATGCGGCAATAGGATGGTCAATGTTGCCAAATAAGAAATTTCCTTTAATATTTCATGCATCGAatggtaaagaaaagagagcagAAAATTCGTCGAG tGTTTATAATCTTCAAGAAATATCTATCGCAATGAAgtatttaagattattattgaaCAAGAAGTTTGGAACTTTAAAAATTAAGCAAAATCATATAGGTATTGTAGCACCGTTCAGGCAACaacaaatcaaaataaatatggaattaaaaaaaagaaattgggaaaatataaatgttggCACCGTAGAAACGTATCAAGggcgtgaaaaagaaataattattttgactACAGTACGGTCTCGTCGATTTATGCACGATGGAAAACAACATATCGGATTTTTATCTaacaaaaaa agATTCAATGTTGCTGTTACTAGAGCAAAATGTTTACTTATCGTAATAGGGAATCCAATAGTCCTACAGATTGATAATTGTTGGAAATTATTAATGGAATATTGCAAACAAAATAATGCATACATTGACAATTCTTCTACAACTGcagatatatttgaaaaataa
- the LOC124956960 gene encoding putative helicase mov-10-B.1 isoform X1 — MTENLSIETQIIYNKKVISGYHNIIGQLPILKFLEVPKPKDLIIALKNNLKITDDNSLKVQNYTKCIESLTKINKIQQENYLFLFKILLYMEEFAKSTEITKNNLKCQKIQRLSNNIFNIFVPTLNIDDPFVKMEDKIVLVDSEGHSYNAQITKILNKVIYVEVPEKFVDNYVTDKKYDIRFIYSNWSMKCCHYALYLVNNYNLTSLMYPTFRTNTKYLKSDLNWLNKSVKENAEQKQAVINILSMTAYPAPYILFGPPGTGKTATLVELICQIWQQGTSKSVLVCASSNAAIDEITKRLLKYIPANEMHRMYPRCKKRSDVDPIIYPCTNFVNDTNIFLPKEILLLKKIILTTIISCTRKYCCRLFTANIKGSHFSFVIIDEASQSIEPETLIPFLLACIKDDENKGSLQAQIVIAGDPCQLGPSIQSKIAEPLLGISMLERLMEFPVYKQDKKNEYNPHYITKLIRNFRSHRSILHVPNEIFYNNELIACGGPEINAAIGWSMLPNKKFPLIFHASNGKEKRAENSSSVYNLQEISIAMKYLRLLLNKKFGTLKIKQNHIGIVAPFRQQQIKINMELKKRNWENINVGTVETYQGREKEIIILTTVRSRRFMHDGKQHIGFLSNKKRFNVAVTRAKCLLIVIGNPIVLQIDNCWKLLMEYCKQNNAYIDNSSTTADIFEK, encoded by the exons ATGACTGAGAACTTGAGTATAGAAACccagattatatataataaaaaagt caTTAGTGGTTATCATAACATTATTGGTCAATTAccaattttaaaatttcttgaaGTACCTAAAccaaaagatttaataattgctctgaaaaataatttgaagatTACCGATGATAACAGCCTGAAGGttcaaaattatacaaaatgcATTGAAAGtcttacaaaaattaataagatacaACAAGAGaactatttatttctatttaaaattttattatacatggAAGAATTTGCAAAATCTACGGAAATAACTAAAAATAACTTAAAATGCCAAAAAATACAACGTCTTtcaaacaatatatttaatatatttgtaccCACTTTAAATATTGACGATCCTTTTGTCAAAATGGAAGATAAAATTGTATTGGTAGACTCAGAAGGTCATTCATATAATGCtcaaattacaaaaattttaaacaaagtTATATACGTTGAGGTTCCTGAGAA ATTTGTAGATAACTATGTTACGGATAAGAAATACGacataagatttatatattcaaattggTCTATGAAATGTTGTCATTATGCATTATATTtagttaataactataatctTACATCGTTAATGTATCCAACATTCAgaacaaatacaaaatatttgaaatc AGATTTAAATTGGTTGAATAAgtctgtaaaagaaaatgctGAACAAAAACAAGcagtgataaatattttaagtatgACTGCTTATCCTGCaccatatatattatttgggCCACCTGGTACTGGAAAGACTGCTACATTGGTTGAATTAATTTGCCAG ATATGGCAGCAAGGTACATCAAAAAGTGTATTGGTTTGTGCTTCGTCTAATGCAGCTATAgatgaaattacaaaaagattattaaaatatatacctgCAAATGAAATGCATAGGATGTATCCACGTTGCAAAAAAAG GTCCGATGTAGATCCTATTATCTATCCTTGCACTAATTTTGTAAATGAtacaaatatctttttacccaaggaaattttattacttaaaaaaattattctcacTACGATAATTTCATGTACTAG aaaatattgttgTAGGCTTTTTACAGCAAATATAAAGGGAAGtcacttttcttttgtaatcaTTGATGAAGCAAGTCAATCTATAGAACCAGAAACATTAATACCGTTTTTGTTAGCATGTATAAAAGACGACGAAAACAAAGGTTCGTTGCAAGCACAAATTGTTATTGCAGGCGATCCTTGTCAATTGGGACCTTCTATTCAATCAAAAATAGCAGAACCGTTGTTAG GTATATCAATGTTAGAGAGATTAATGGAATTTCCTGTATATaaacaagacaaaaaaaacgaatataatcCGCATTACATAAcgaaattaatacgaaatttTCGAAGTCACAGGAGTATATTACACGTGcctaacgaaatattttataataatgaattaattgctTGCGGAGGTCCGGAGATCAATGCGGCAATAGGATGGTCAATGTTGCCAAATAAGAAATTTCCTTTAATATTTCATGCATCGAatggtaaagaaaagagagcagAAAATTCGTCGAG tGTTTATAATCTTCAAGAAATATCTATCGCAATGAAgtatttaagattattattgaaCAAGAAGTTTGGAACTTTAAAAATTAAGCAAAATCATATAGGTATTGTAGCACCGTTCAGGCAACaacaaatcaaaataaatatggaattaaaaaaaagaaattgggaaaatataaatgttggCACCGTAGAAACGTATCAAGggcgtgaaaaagaaataattattttgactACAGTACGGTCTCGTCGATTTATGCACGATGGAAAACAACATATCGGATTTTTATCTaacaaaaaa agATTCAATGTTGCTGTTACTAGAGCAAAATGTTTACTTATCGTAATAGGGAATCCAATAGTCCTACAGATTGATAATTGTTGGAAATTATTAATGGAATATTGCAAACAAAATAATGCATACATTGACAATTCTTCTACAACTGcagatatatttgaaaaataa
- the LOC124956960 gene encoding putative helicase mov-10-B.1 isoform X2, with the protein MTENLSIETQIIYNKKVGYHNIIGQLPILKFLEVPKPKDLIIALKNNLKITDDNSLKVQNYTKCIESLTKINKIQQENYLFLFKILLYMEEFAKSTEITKNNLKCQKIQRLSNNIFNIFVPTLNIDDPFVKMEDKIVLVDSEGHSYNAQITKILNKVIYVEVPEKFVDNYVTDKKYDIRFIYSNWSMKCCHYALYLVNNYNLTSLMYPTFRTNTKYLKSDLNWLNKSVKENAEQKQAVINILSMTAYPAPYILFGPPGTGKTATLVELICQIWQQGTSKSVLVCASSNAAIDEITKRLLKYIPANEMHRMYPRCKKRSDVDPIIYPCTNFVNDTNIFLPKEILLLKKIILTTIISCTRKYCCRLFTANIKGSHFSFVIIDEASQSIEPETLIPFLLACIKDDENKGSLQAQIVIAGDPCQLGPSIQSKIAEPLLGISMLERLMEFPVYKQDKKNEYNPHYITKLIRNFRSHRSILHVPNEIFYNNELIACGGPEINAAIGWSMLPNKKFPLIFHASNGKEKRAENSSSVYNLQEISIAMKYLRLLLNKKFGTLKIKQNHIGIVAPFRQQQIKINMELKKRNWENINVGTVETYQGREKEIIILTTVRSRRFMHDGKQHIGFLSNKKRFNVAVTRAKCLLIVIGNPIVLQIDNCWKLLMEYCKQNNAYIDNSSTTADIFEK; encoded by the exons ATGACTGAGAACTTGAGTATAGAAACccagattatatataataaaaaagt TGGTTATCATAACATTATTGGTCAATTAccaattttaaaatttcttgaaGTACCTAAAccaaaagatttaataattgctctgaaaaataatttgaagatTACCGATGATAACAGCCTGAAGGttcaaaattatacaaaatgcATTGAAAGtcttacaaaaattaataagatacaACAAGAGaactatttatttctatttaaaattttattatacatggAAGAATTTGCAAAATCTACGGAAATAACTAAAAATAACTTAAAATGCCAAAAAATACAACGTCTTtcaaacaatatatttaatatatttgtaccCACTTTAAATATTGACGATCCTTTTGTCAAAATGGAAGATAAAATTGTATTGGTAGACTCAGAAGGTCATTCATATAATGCtcaaattacaaaaattttaaacaaagtTATATACGTTGAGGTTCCTGAGAA ATTTGTAGATAACTATGTTACGGATAAGAAATACGacataagatttatatattcaaattggTCTATGAAATGTTGTCATTATGCATTATATTtagttaataactataatctTACATCGTTAATGTATCCAACATTCAgaacaaatacaaaatatttgaaatc AGATTTAAATTGGTTGAATAAgtctgtaaaagaaaatgctGAACAAAAACAAGcagtgataaatattttaagtatgACTGCTTATCCTGCaccatatatattatttgggCCACCTGGTACTGGAAAGACTGCTACATTGGTTGAATTAATTTGCCAG ATATGGCAGCAAGGTACATCAAAAAGTGTATTGGTTTGTGCTTCGTCTAATGCAGCTATAgatgaaattacaaaaagattattaaaatatatacctgCAAATGAAATGCATAGGATGTATCCACGTTGCAAAAAAAG GTCCGATGTAGATCCTATTATCTATCCTTGCACTAATTTTGTAAATGAtacaaatatctttttacccaaggaaattttattacttaaaaaaattattctcacTACGATAATTTCATGTACTAG aaaatattgttgTAGGCTTTTTACAGCAAATATAAAGGGAAGtcacttttcttttgtaatcaTTGATGAAGCAAGTCAATCTATAGAACCAGAAACATTAATACCGTTTTTGTTAGCATGTATAAAAGACGACGAAAACAAAGGTTCGTTGCAAGCACAAATTGTTATTGCAGGCGATCCTTGTCAATTGGGACCTTCTATTCAATCAAAAATAGCAGAACCGTTGTTAG GTATATCAATGTTAGAGAGATTAATGGAATTTCCTGTATATaaacaagacaaaaaaaacgaatataatcCGCATTACATAAcgaaattaatacgaaatttTCGAAGTCACAGGAGTATATTACACGTGcctaacgaaatattttataataatgaattaattgctTGCGGAGGTCCGGAGATCAATGCGGCAATAGGATGGTCAATGTTGCCAAATAAGAAATTTCCTTTAATATTTCATGCATCGAatggtaaagaaaagagagcagAAAATTCGTCGAG tGTTTATAATCTTCAAGAAATATCTATCGCAATGAAgtatttaagattattattgaaCAAGAAGTTTGGAACTTTAAAAATTAAGCAAAATCATATAGGTATTGTAGCACCGTTCAGGCAACaacaaatcaaaataaatatggaattaaaaaaaagaaattgggaaaatataaatgttggCACCGTAGAAACGTATCAAGggcgtgaaaaagaaataattattttgactACAGTACGGTCTCGTCGATTTATGCACGATGGAAAACAACATATCGGATTTTTATCTaacaaaaaa agATTCAATGTTGCTGTTACTAGAGCAAAATGTTTACTTATCGTAATAGGGAATCCAATAGTCCTACAGATTGATAATTGTTGGAAATTATTAATGGAATATTGCAAACAAAATAATGCATACATTGACAATTCTTCTACAACTGcagatatatttgaaaaataa